A genomic window from Streptomyces sp. HUAS YS2 includes:
- a CDS encoding LolA family protein — protein sequence MATTRKASRYLVPVAVAGVAAATIGLVPALAASGDPELPEITAQQLIEKIAASETQTLSGTVKVETDLGLPSFAGLAGLAGSDSGKSPAPSTDPTEKLTELASGSHTLKVAADGPDKQRLTVLDGKDEYSLIHNGADVWAYDSRSGEAVHEKDADAGRKDAPREKELPGTPKELADEVLKAAGESTSITVDGTARVAGRDAYQLVIKPKQSGSTVESVKIAVDAQNGVPLKFTLASTSGGKAVVDAGFTKVDFGTPAASTFQAPKGAKVTEGAADEAEHEARGKAPKGLEGLVGAKGEGGKEPVVIGEGWTTIAKLDSGAPAPKTEDAPKEMQGFLDSLGDKVSGKFGSGTVFKTKLVNALMTDDGRVYVGAVTPDALVKAANADK from the coding sequence ATGGCAACAACTCGTAAGGCGAGCCGTTACCTCGTGCCGGTCGCGGTGGCCGGTGTCGCCGCGGCGACGATCGGGCTCGTCCCGGCCCTGGCGGCGTCCGGGGACCCCGAGCTGCCGGAGATCACCGCCCAGCAGCTCATCGAGAAGATCGCCGCATCGGAGACCCAGACCCTCTCCGGCACGGTCAAGGTCGAGACCGACCTGGGCCTGCCGTCCTTCGCCGGGCTCGCGGGCCTCGCCGGATCCGATTCCGGCAAGTCCCCGGCCCCGTCGACGGATCCGACCGAGAAGCTGACCGAGCTGGCGTCCGGCTCGCACACCCTCAAGGTCGCCGCCGACGGCCCCGACAAGCAGCGCCTGACCGTCCTCGACGGCAAGGACGAGTACAGCCTGATCCACAACGGCGCCGACGTGTGGGCGTACGACAGCAGGTCCGGCGAGGCCGTCCACGAGAAGGACGCGGACGCCGGGCGCAAGGACGCGCCGCGCGAGAAGGAACTGCCGGGCACTCCGAAGGAGCTCGCGGACGAGGTCCTGAAGGCGGCCGGCGAGAGCACCTCGATCACCGTCGACGGCACCGCCCGGGTGGCCGGCCGGGACGCGTACCAGCTGGTGATCAAGCCGAAGCAGAGCGGCTCGACCGTCGAGTCGGTGAAGATCGCGGTGGACGCGCAGAACGGCGTGCCGCTGAAGTTCACGCTGGCGTCGACCTCGGGCGGCAAGGCCGTGGTGGACGCGGGCTTCACCAAGGTGGACTTCGGGACGCCGGCGGCCTCGACCTTCCAGGCCCCCAAGGGCGCGAAGGTGACGGAGGGCGCGGCGGACGAGGCGGAGCACGAGGCCCGGGGCAAGGCCCCGAAGGGGCTGGAGGGCCTCGTCGGAGCGAAGGGCGAGGGCGGCAAGGAGCCCGTCGTCATCGGCGAGGGCTGGACGACGATCGCCAAGCTCGACTCGGGTGCGCCCGCGCCGAAGACCGAGGACGCCCCGAAGGAGATGCAGGGCTTCCTGGACTCGCTGGGCGACAAGGTGAGCGGGAAGTTCGGCTCCGGCACGGTCTTCAAGACCAAGCTGGTCAACGCACTGATGACCGACGACGGCCGGGTGTACGTCGGCGCGGTGACTCCGGACGCCCTGGTGAAGGCGGCGAACGCGGACAAGTAG
- a CDS encoding alpha/beta hydrolase, with product MDPELEAFVPLFPDTDFTDPVRDRERFAGIAAATPAPDTDGMAIEDVAVPATGPDVPVRVYRPQGARGIVLWLHGGGYVTGDLSTEHPWATRIASGSGAVVVSVGYRLSPENPYPAALDDAGAVLAWAAEHAQALGGAPDRIAVGGHSAGGGLAAALTLRTRDEGGPAIRFQLLNQPQLDDRQETWSQRNFTDTPWITRAKVGMSWRHYLGGRPAGPYAAPARAEDLSGLPPAYIATAELCPNRDEDIRYALRLMQAGVSVELHQWPGTFHGSQAIVSADVSQRQNAELGAVLRRALAD from the coding sequence ATGGATCCCGAACTCGAAGCATTCGTCCCACTGTTCCCCGACACCGACTTCACCGACCCGGTCCGGGACCGCGAGAGGTTCGCCGGCATCGCCGCCGCCACTCCGGCACCGGACACGGACGGCATGGCGATCGAGGACGTGGCGGTGCCGGCCACCGGCCCGGACGTGCCGGTGCGCGTGTACCGCCCGCAGGGCGCCCGGGGGATCGTGCTCTGGCTGCACGGCGGCGGGTACGTCACGGGCGACCTGAGCACCGAGCACCCGTGGGCGACCCGGATCGCCTCCGGGTCCGGCGCGGTGGTGGTGTCGGTGGGCTACCGGCTGTCCCCCGAGAACCCGTACCCGGCGGCCCTGGACGACGCCGGCGCCGTACTCGCATGGGCGGCCGAGCACGCCCAGGCGCTCGGCGGCGCCCCGGACCGGATCGCGGTCGGCGGCCACAGCGCCGGCGGCGGGCTCGCGGCGGCGCTGACGCTGCGGACCCGGGACGAGGGCGGGCCCGCGATCCGTTTCCAGTTGCTCAACCAGCCGCAGCTCGACGACCGCCAGGAGACCTGGTCCCAGCGGAACTTCACCGACACGCCCTGGATCACCCGCGCCAAGGTCGGGATGTCGTGGCGGCACTACCTCGGCGGGCGACCGGCCGGCCCGTACGCGGCCCCCGCCCGGGCCGAGGACCTGTCCGGGCTGCCGCCCGCCTACATCGCCACGGCGGAGCTGTGCCCGAACCGCGACGAGGACATCCGGTACGCGCTGCGCCTGATGCAGGCGGGCGTGTCCGTCGAGCTGCACCAGTGGCCCGGCACCTTCCACGGCTCCCAGGCGATCGTCTCCGCCGACGTCTCGCAGCGGCAGAACGCCGAGCTCGGCGCCGTGCTGCGACGCGCGCTGGCCGACTGA
- a CDS encoding HEAT repeat domain-containing protein, protein MATFVHLTPAAHAARIRRSGIRAQGREERRGVFLFPVLPSYTLTHQWLRELARRPGPRRLVAVHVRLDDAEPVRVGRYNDREPLLTTAADAVRRIAAMEDPRGWEVILPRTVTAREVRTVREVRQVTGWRYFPNAHGVTPCTCYGCRVRGEYGSQRLRRRRPHPFDGPPPPPRVLLARLDAAEARGDTAALREALGWYGLRRRGPLPRLTGLARHPDPAVRVALVEAVAYWKTPGVPELLRELANDPDPGVREAVADHTDD, encoded by the coding sequence ATGGCCACGTTCGTTCACCTCACCCCCGCCGCCCACGCCGCCCGGATCCGGCGGAGCGGCATCCGGGCCCAGGGGCGCGAGGAGCGGCGGGGGGTGTTCCTCTTCCCCGTGCTGCCGTCGTACACGCTCACCCACCAGTGGCTGCGCGAACTGGCCCGGCGCCCCGGACCGCGCCGACTCGTTGCCGTACACGTGCGGTTGGACGACGCCGAGCCCGTCCGGGTGGGGCGGTACAACGACCGCGAGCCGCTCCTGACCACCGCGGCCGACGCCGTACGGCGGATCGCGGCGATGGAGGACCCGCGCGGCTGGGAGGTGATCCTGCCGCGCACCGTCACGGCACGGGAGGTGCGGACGGTCCGGGAGGTGCGGCAGGTCACCGGCTGGCGGTACTTCCCGAACGCGCACGGGGTCACGCCCTGCACCTGCTACGGCTGCCGGGTGCGCGGCGAGTACGGGTCCCAGCGGCTGCGGCGGCGCCGGCCGCATCCCTTCGACGGGCCGCCGCCCCCGCCGCGCGTCCTGCTCGCGCGACTCGACGCCGCCGAGGCGCGGGGCGACACGGCGGCGCTGCGCGAGGCGCTGGGCTGGTACGGTCTGCGCCGCCGCGGTCCCCTCCCCCGGCTGACCGGGCTGGCCCGGCACCCCGACCCGGCCGTGCGGGTCGCGCTCGTCGAGGCCGTGGCGTACTGGAAGACACCCGGAGTGCCGGAGCTGCTGCGGGAGTTGGCGAACGACCCGGACCCCGGCGTCCGCGAGGCCGTCGCGGATCACACCGACGACTGA
- a CDS encoding helix-turn-helix domain-containing protein: MEALALRVSGLDPYVDGAIRVVAFYDTLMRRRVDLPALARASAGLAECVTGIRLHGTGRAVRVSPLGTEATTAPFPASTTVAVTLDEEEIGEVWLERTGPPNPLDDIVLDRLAIAVAAAVERYGPARTTMADPALVELAVGAEGDEVARARALRLLGFAAGVPVHVVAVCSELPLDQVGGRMCPTGLVKAAPLDDVGVVLAAAVDPAGLPPGVRAGVGGPGSPDLSWRRARTALRFTTAREPVVHHADLGALALLADLPPDVARANPDVAALARIAAVPEDLETLDAYCATGSLRRAADLLHLHHSSVARRLDQLGKVLGLDLTDPAGLTRARLALTVRRLLDS, from the coding sequence ATGGAGGCACTGGCCCTACGGGTGTCGGGACTCGACCCGTACGTCGACGGCGCGATCCGCGTCGTCGCGTTCTACGACACGCTGATGCGCCGCCGCGTGGATCTCCCGGCGCTCGCCCGCGCTTCGGCCGGCCTGGCCGAGTGCGTCACCGGGATACGGCTCCACGGCACCGGGCGGGCCGTTCGCGTCTCGCCGCTGGGCACGGAGGCCACCACCGCCCCGTTCCCCGCCTCGACCACTGTCGCGGTCACCCTCGACGAGGAGGAGATCGGCGAGGTGTGGCTGGAACGGACCGGCCCGCCGAACCCGCTCGACGACATCGTCCTCGACCGGCTCGCGATCGCCGTCGCGGCGGCCGTCGAGCGGTACGGCCCGGCCCGCACCACCATGGCCGACCCCGCCCTCGTCGAACTGGCCGTCGGAGCCGAGGGCGACGAGGTGGCCAGGGCGCGGGCGCTCAGGCTCCTGGGCTTCGCCGCGGGCGTACCCGTCCACGTCGTCGCCGTATGCTCCGAGCTGCCGCTCGACCAGGTCGGCGGCCGGATGTGCCCCACCGGACTGGTGAAGGCGGCCCCGCTCGACGACGTCGGCGTGGTCCTGGCCGCCGCCGTGGATCCCGCCGGTCTCCCGCCGGGCGTGCGCGCCGGTGTCGGCGGCCCCGGCAGCCCCGACCTGTCCTGGCGCCGGGCCCGTACCGCGCTGCGCTTCACCACCGCGCGCGAACCCGTCGTCCACCACGCCGACCTGGGCGCGCTGGCCCTCCTCGCCGACCTTCCCCCGGACGTCGCGCGCGCGAACCCCGACGTGGCCGCGCTCGCCCGGATCGCCGCCGTGCCGGAGGACCTGGAGACCCTGGACGCCTACTGCGCCACCGGCTCCCTGCGCCGCGCCGCCGACCTGCTCCACCTGCACCACAGCAGCGTCGCCCGCCGCCTCGACCAGCTCGGCAAGGTCCTGGGCCTCGACCTCACCGACCCGGCCGGCCTGACCCGAGCCCGACTGGCCCTCACCGTACGGCGGTTGCTCGACTCCTGA
- a CDS encoding CGNR zinc finger domain-containing protein, which yields MTLRHRDGQVFRFDAGALCLELLLTGGPGPVASQYEVLDRTEGLLDWVRDCRLAPGLAPVVTAAELTAVRATRDALWRLALARAGGEPLPAADLAVLNAAAAHAPLVATVAADGTRAWAPGATGTGLLATVARDAVDLLTGPYADRIRVCGADDCALLFADTSRPGRRRWCSMDRCGNRHKVRAHRARTPTEGEK from the coding sequence ATGACACTCCGTCACCGCGACGGCCAGGTCTTCCGCTTCGACGCGGGCGCCCTGTGCCTGGAGCTCCTGCTCACCGGCGGCCCCGGACCCGTGGCCTCGCAGTACGAGGTGCTCGACCGCACCGAGGGGCTCCTCGACTGGGTCCGCGACTGCCGGCTCGCCCCGGGCCTCGCCCCCGTCGTCACGGCCGCCGAGCTCACCGCCGTACGGGCGACCCGCGACGCGCTCTGGCGGCTGGCGCTCGCCCGCGCCGGGGGCGAGCCGCTGCCGGCCGCCGATCTCGCCGTGCTCAACGCCGCCGCCGCCCACGCCCCGCTCGTCGCGACGGTCGCCGCCGACGGGACCCGCGCCTGGGCCCCCGGCGCCACCGGCACCGGGCTGCTCGCCACGGTCGCGCGGGACGCCGTCGACCTGCTCACCGGGCCGTACGCGGACCGCATCCGCGTCTGCGGCGCGGACGACTGTGCCCTGCTCTTCGCCGACACCTCCCGCCCCGGGCGCCGCCGCTGGTGCTCGATGGACAGGTGTGGCAACCGTCACAAGGTGCGGGCCCACCGAGCCCGTACTCCCACGGAAGGGGAGAAGTGA
- a CDS encoding M28 family metallopeptidase: protein MNLSVPRRATAVAALTVLAVTGLAGTTATAAPPSAQTAPAAPAGALAAPDIPLANVKQHLADLQSIATANGGNRAHGRTGYKASIDFVKAKLDAAGFTTTVQQFTYNGTTGYNLIADWPGGDANQVLMAGAHLDSVTSGPGINDNGSGSAGILETALAVSRANLQPTKHLRFGWWGAEELGLVGSKHYVNNLPSTERSKITGYLNFDMIASKNAGYFVYDDDPTLEGVFKNYFAGIGVPTEIETEGDGRSDHASFKNVGIPVGGLFTGASRVKTSAQVQKWGGTATAFDSCYHSSCDTTAAVNDTALDRNSDAIAHAIWTLGTATTPPPGPVFENTADVSIPDNGAAVTSSVTVSGVTGNAPATLKVGVDIVHTYVGDLVVDLIAPDGSVYNLHNRSGGSADNIVQTYTVNASSEVAGGVWKLRVQDKAAIDTGYINSFKLTF from the coding sequence ATGAACCTCTCCGTGCCCAGACGTGCCACCGCGGTCGCGGCGCTCACCGTCCTCGCCGTCACCGGCCTCGCCGGGACCACAGCGACCGCGGCACCGCCTTCCGCGCAGACGGCGCCGGCCGCCCCGGCCGGCGCCCTCGCGGCGCCCGACATCCCGCTCGCCAACGTCAAGCAGCACCTCGCCGACCTGCAGTCGATCGCCACCGCCAACGGCGGCAACCGGGCCCACGGGCGCACCGGCTACAAGGCGTCCATCGACTTCGTGAAGGCCAAGCTGGACGCGGCCGGCTTCACCACCACCGTCCAGCAGTTCACCTACAACGGGACCACCGGCTACAACCTCATCGCCGACTGGCCGGGCGGCGACGCCAACCAGGTCCTGATGGCCGGGGCCCACCTCGACTCGGTGACCTCCGGGCCCGGGATCAACGACAACGGCTCCGGCTCGGCCGGAATCCTGGAGACCGCGCTCGCGGTCTCCCGTGCCAACCTCCAGCCCACCAAGCACCTGCGGTTCGGCTGGTGGGGCGCCGAGGAACTCGGCCTCGTCGGCTCGAAGCACTACGTCAACAACCTTCCCAGCACCGAGCGTTCGAAGATCACCGGCTATCTGAACTTCGACATGATCGCCTCGAAGAACGCCGGCTACTTCGTCTACGACGACGACCCGACCCTCGAAGGAGTCTTCAAGAACTACTTCGCGGGCATCGGTGTCCCGACGGAGATAGAGACCGAGGGCGACGGCCGCTCCGACCACGCCTCGTTCAAGAACGTGGGCATACCCGTCGGCGGCCTGTTCACCGGCGCCAGCCGCGTCAAGACCAGCGCCCAGGTCCAGAAGTGGGGCGGCACGGCCACCGCCTTCGACAGCTGCTACCACTCGTCCTGCGACACGACGGCGGCCGTCAACGACACCGCCCTGGACCGCAACAGCGACGCCATCGCCCACGCGATCTGGACCCTCGGCACCGCCACGACGCCGCCGCCCGGCCCGGTCTTCGAGAACACCGCCGACGTCTCCATCCCGGACAACGGGGCCGCGGTGACCTCCTCGGTCACCGTCTCCGGCGTCACCGGGAACGCGCCGGCCACGCTCAAGGTGGGCGTGGACATCGTCCACACCTACGTCGGCGACCTCGTCGTCGACCTGATCGCCCCCGACGGCTCGGTCTACAACCTGCACAACCGCTCCGGCGGCAGCGCGGACAACATCGTCCAGACCTACACCGTGAACGCCTCCAGCGAGGTCGCGGGCGGCGTCTGGAAGCTGCGGGTCCAGGACAAGGCCGCGATCGACACCGGCTACATCAACAGCTTCAAGCTGACGTTCTGA
- a CDS encoding serine hydrolase domain-containing protein, with protein MNKRREDELMKMRKVLCGGMAALTIGTGTVTAAAAADGAGAGTPAPAGSTGSAPARLNGDGLQSALDGVHRAGIPGVFAEVREAGRTWRGASGVADLDTDRPVRPDMRHRVGSITKTFVAVAVMREVEAGRVRLDAPIGDYLPDLVPGERGRQVTVRMLLNHTSGIAEYIPYAFPSIQGGPSGVSARSLDENRFRRFRPAELIALGLAAPPAAEPGTPTGVYSNTNYLLLGQLLERVSGAPVEDYITEHVIEPAGLRHTGFPTGPRVQGPHSKMYEALWGVLDPPRDYSVYDMSWVMAGAGLVSTMEDLNLFYGKLLAGRIVAPSSLAEMRRTVPVVALDGSTIQYGLGLHKLEVPGCGTFWGNEGTVWGAGTVTMTREDGGRQFSFAINLMRWSRPSAIDGALSTLRQRAMDCPVSEHS; from the coding sequence ATGAACAAGCGACGAGAGGACGAACTCATGAAGATGCGCAAGGTGTTGTGCGGCGGCATGGCCGCGCTGACCATCGGCACGGGCACGGTGACCGCGGCCGCCGCGGCCGACGGGGCCGGGGCAGGTACGCCCGCACCCGCCGGGAGCACGGGCTCCGCGCCGGCCCGCCTGAACGGCGACGGGCTCCAGTCCGCCCTGGACGGCGTCCACCGCGCCGGGATACCGGGGGTGTTCGCCGAGGTGCGCGAGGCCGGCCGGACCTGGCGCGGCGCCTCCGGGGTCGCCGACCTCGACACCGACCGTCCCGTCCGGCCGGACATGCGGCACCGTGTCGGCAGCATCACCAAGACCTTCGTGGCCGTCGCGGTCATGCGGGAGGTCGAGGCGGGCCGGGTGCGGCTGGACGCCCCGATCGGCGACTACCTGCCGGATCTGGTGCCGGGCGAGCGCGGCCGGCAGGTCACGGTACGGATGCTGCTCAACCACACCAGCGGCATCGCCGAGTACATCCCGTACGCCTTCCCGTCCATCCAGGGCGGCCCTTCGGGCGTCTCCGCCCGGAGCCTGGACGAGAACCGGTTCCGGCGGTTCCGCCCGGCCGAGCTGATCGCGCTGGGGCTCGCGGCGCCCCCTGCCGCCGAGCCCGGCACCCCCACCGGCGTGTACTCCAACACCAACTACCTGCTGCTCGGACAGCTCCTGGAGCGGGTCTCCGGCGCCCCGGTGGAGGACTACATCACCGAGCACGTCATCGAGCCCGCCGGACTCCGGCACACCGGCTTCCCGACCGGACCGCGCGTCCAGGGGCCGCATTCGAAGATGTACGAGGCGCTGTGGGGCGTGCTCGACCCGCCGCGCGACTACAGCGTCTACGACATGTCGTGGGTGATGGCCGGGGCCGGGCTCGTGTCCACCATGGAGGACCTGAACCTGTTCTACGGCAAGCTGCTCGCGGGCCGGATCGTCGCCCCGTCGTCGCTGGCGGAAATGCGGCGCACGGTCCCGGTGGTCGCCCTGGACGGGTCGACGATCCAGTACGGACTCGGGCTGCACAAGCTCGAGGTCCCTGGCTGCGGCACCTTCTGGGGCAACGAGGGCACGGTCTGGGGAGCCGGCACGGTCACCATGACTCGGGAGGACGGCGGGCGGCAGTTCTCGTTCGCGATCAACCTCATGCGATGGAGCCGGCCCAGCGCCATCGACGGGGCGCTCTCGACGCTGCGGCAGCGGGCGATGGATTGTCCGGTCAGCGAACACTCCTGA
- a CDS encoding VOC family protein — protein MTALHWKLVIDAADPHTQAAFWAEALRYRQEDHSALVERLLDLGAAPPDATTTHAGRLAWRDLAAVRHPDDPFDPDSDTGLGRRLLFQRVPEPKTVKNRLHIDVHSAPGERDAEVARLESLGAAVLRRVAEPGGSWVVMTDPEGNEFCVH, from the coding sequence ATGACAGCTCTCCATTGGAAGCTCGTGATCGACGCGGCCGACCCGCACACGCAGGCCGCCTTCTGGGCCGAGGCCCTGCGGTACCGGCAGGAGGACCACAGCGCGCTCGTCGAGCGGCTGCTGGACCTCGGCGCCGCCCCGCCGGACGCGACGACGACGCATGCCGGCCGCCTCGCCTGGCGCGATCTCGCCGCCGTCCGCCATCCGGACGACCCGTTCGACCCGGACAGCGACACCGGTCTGGGCAGGCGCCTGCTCTTCCAGCGCGTCCCCGAGCCGAAGACGGTCAAGAACCGGCTCCACATCGATGTCCACAGCGCCCCCGGCGAGCGGGACGCGGAGGTCGCCCGCCTGGAGTCCCTCGGCGCGGCGGTCCTGCGCCGGGTCGCCGAACCGGGCGGCTCGTGGGTGGTGATGACGGACCCCGAGGGCAACGAGTTCTGCGTGCACTGA